The genomic segment CAGATACCGGGGCCAGGAATTATCCGCTATTCGCAGCCGGCACTCAATCCGTTAATCAGGATTTGCCGATGAATTAGTTGCCGCAAACAACTCAAACAGATCGCAGATTTCTTAAACACCAGCTATCACTTTTACAATCCCGCTTTAGATTTTTTACATCGTTCCCTGGGGGAAATTATTGCCCGACAGAACAGATCTGGTGTACCCTGCGCGAGCTTGCTTGAAAATTCAACGAATTTAGGTTTCCCAATGAAGAAAATTAGTTATCTCATATTAGGTGGGATCATTGCCGCCACCCTTTCCGGCTGCGCGTCCCATAAGATTGCAGTAATTCCCGGCTCTTTAGATGTTATCCCTATGACTCCAACCGAGATCGCTTCCGGCCAATGTAAGTGGGTTGGGACAGATACCATCCAAAAAGAGCAGCCAGCTAATGTCTATCGTAAGCTCAGAAATGACACTTACCAAAGAGGTGGCAACCGCTATCGGGTCACCAGCATTCTCTCTACCCAGGGCTCACTACCGACAGGCCTTGTCGCCGAACTTTACCAGTGCCCGGTTGCTTCGACCGATAGTGGCAATACAACAGATTCAGACACTAGCTCAGGTACTCAAACCGGCAATGCGCTTATCCAATATATTCCGGGAGCAGAAAGTGTCCAGCCCGTGCGTTTTCGCGCCGATCAGCACTGTAAAATCGTAGGCAGCAGTGTGGTGCGCGATGATAACCCTAAGAACATGGAAGTGAAACTGGCTAATGAGAGCTATATGCTGGGTGGTAATCGCTACCACATCACTAAGATCCTCAAGACAAAAGATGCCCAGCCAGTATCGGTGATATCAGATGTATACCGCTGCAAACTATCCGACATGAACATGGAATAAACTCTGAGTTAACCCTCAAACATAAAAAAACCACCTCCAATCGGAGGTGGTTTTTTATTGATGCCGGTATGCCGAGAGTCAACTCCCCTTTTGGGAGAAACGCTCTAGCTGGCAACCAGCACCAGAGAGGAGCGAGCCGGGATGGTGAGCTGTAGTTCTCCATTGACCACCTCAAACTTTTCGCCACTCTCAACATCCGTAAAGCGATCGAAGGGCCTGAGGCAGTGCCACAGCGGCAGAATCATAGTCCTGGCCTTGGTTGCGTGTCGATTAATCGCCGTGATCACCTGATCGCTCTCCAACACCCTGGCATACACATAGCTATGATGCCCGGCATACAGGGTCAGGAGGTCGCCTCGCCGCAAAGCCGGATGAATTCGACGTAGCCGGCTCATTCTACGGTAATGCTCATGCAACAGGTGATTCCAGTCAGAGCTGGCCCAGGGGAAGCAGCGGCGACAATCGGGATCTTCCCCTCCCGTCATCCCAACTTCATCCCCATAATAGATACAAGGCACACCAATATAGGTGAACAGCATACTCACCGCGGCCTTCATCAGTGCCAGATCTTCTCCCAGCAGGGTGAAGAAACGGGCCGTATCATGGCTATCCAACAGGTTAAACTGGGCCAGCTGATTGGCAAAGGGGATGCGATTTCTTGCCTCCAGCAGCCAGGTCGAAAGCTTGCCCGCATCCAGCTCAATCGGATCACCATTGAGATCTTTACCGGTAAAAAAAGCACGCAGTGGGTGGGCAAAGCCGAAGTAATTCATCGCCCCATCCTCCTGCTCTCCCTGGAGCCAGGGAGTAGCCTCAAAGAAGTGCTCCCCAAGCAGGTAAGCATCTGGCTTCTCCTGCTTGACGCTTTGGCGGATCTCTTTGACATGATGGGCATTATTCTCGGCGGAGCCCTTCTCCCCCAGCATGTGGATCACATCCAGTCGCCAGCCATCAATAGAGAATGGTGGACGTAGCCAGTGACGCAGCACCGCCTTGTCGCCACGGTAGATGACATCACACAACTCCTCATTGGCATAGTTCAGCTTAGGGAGATGCTGCATCCCCTTCCAGGCAACATAGTTATTATTGCTATCGAAGCTGTAAAAATCCCGGTAGGGGGAGTCCGGATTGCCAAACGCTCCCTCCTCACCAAAATGGTTAAACCAGGGGTGCTCATCCGAAGTATGGTTGACTACGGCATCCAGAATAAGCTTCATCCCACGGCCATGGATACTCTTACTCAATGACTCCAGCTGAGCATTCCCCCCCAACAAGGGGTCTACCTGGTAATAGTCAACCGTATCGTACTTGTGATTGCTCGGAGAGCAGAAGATCGGGTTGATATAGAGTGCGCTCACCCCTAAAGACTGCAGGTAGGATAGCTTCTTTTCAATCCCTGCCAGATCCCCCCAAAAAGCTCGGCCGAGGCCTTACCACCATGATCATCCGAAGGCAGCTCACCCCACTCGCGAAAAGTCGGTCGATGAGATCCAAGCCGATGACCATAGGGTTCATAGCCCATGGCATCACGGGCCTGGCTGTTGTGAAAGCGATCCGGGAAAATCTGGTAGAAAATCTGATCCTGCACCCAGGAGGGAGGAGTGCTGCGGCTATTATAGCGAAACAGCTGATCGCAGGAAGGAGGAGTGTTAGATACGCCACTGCCGTGTAGCCACCATTGCTGCTCTCCCTCAACCAGCTTGAAGGCATAGTTAATGTGGCTGTCATGGAAGAGTGCCAGTGGCAAAGCAAGGCTCCAGATCGTCAACTGCTGACGCTGCTCCTGCTGGCTCATGGGCAATAATTGCTGCTCATGATCCGGAGATAAAACCAGGCTCACCGAGGAGTAGCTCCTGGATGAATCACAAACCAGTGTCAGCTTTAGCTGTTGATCATCAACCGCCAACCAGGGGCTGACCCGAGGATGGAACAGGTATGGAGGTGTTGTCATGTTATGGATGTACCTTCTAGCTTGTCAGCATCTCGGCAAGTGCATTGCCCTGCTGATGCAGCTCTTCTAACTGTGGTGCCAATGTTTCAGGATCGACACCCAGGTGTTCGGCCAGTGGTTTAGGAAAGCGTTTCACGATAAGCTCAGCCGGAACGCCGGCATCCCAGGCAAAAGAGACAAATACAGAGAGCCGGATTAAGACAGCCTCTGAGCTCACCTCTTCGTGCTGGAGTGGATTCAACTGCTTCGCAATCGCGTCAATGAAGGTTTGAGACAGGCTCCATTGCCGCGCCAGTTCGGCTCCGACCTGGCTGTAGTCAAATCCAAGCAGCTCTCTTTGGGCCTCAACTCTGCTGGCCCCCTGCTCCATGCTGATAGAGATCAGACCCGCCTCTTCGGGGAGAGCAGATTGAATCAACAGCTCTCCGATATCATGCAGCAGGGCGCAGGTAAAAGCGGTTTCCGGCTCAATCTGCACAGCACTGCTCTGAGCGGCCAGAGTCCGGGCTATGGTTGCGACCTGAAAAGTATCTGTCCAGAATTTCTGAATATTAAAATCTGAGCTTATCTTAAAGCCACCCGACAGGCTCGCAGCGACAACCAGGGAGCGTAAGCGGGCAAATCCGATCCGGATCACCGCCTGCTCGACTGAAGCAACCTCTTTGCCACGGCGATAGGCTGCCGAGTTGGCCATACGAAGTACTTTGGCACTGATCACCTGATCCATAGCGATTTTTTCAGCAATTTTTCCGATATCACTATTCTCGTCATTAAAGCTGTCCATTAACTCATGCATCAGCTTAGGAATGACGGGTAGCTCTTTGATTTTCTGAAAAACTTGCAGGACATCCATTTAGCAGACCTTACAAAGTATCGCTCATATAGTTCTTAGTGTAATCGCTTCGGTTACAAGCTGACCATTTCACAGTGATTAAATTGGGGGCATTCTAACAAAAAAGCGATCTCAGAGTGAGACAAAATGCTCAGGCTTGAGCCGTGATTCCCCCTGCCAGCGGTAGCAAACCAGCTGGTTATCGGCGCTGTAATCAAGGCAGGCAATATAGGGGGTCATCAGTCTTGGGGGCCCGCTTAACCAGTAGTGACCGATAAACAGGGGCCTTGTGTCATCATAACCGCATAGTGAGGCTTTGATTGGGGTATTGGGGATCTGAAGTTGCTGACCGCTTGGAACCAAAGCCACGTCGCGATAGCTCGGATGATTGTTCATCCACCAGCGGACTCTGATATCCCGTCGCGGGTTACTGTACTTGTCCTGAAAGAAGCAGCCCTCTGGGAGCATCAGCTCCGGCCCCTTCAGCAGAGATTCGATCGCCTGCCACTCGGCACTCCCCCGGTGGGCAGAAGCCAGCAAAA from the Dongshaea marina genome contains:
- the malZ gene encoding maltodextrin glucosidase, translated to MSALYINPIFCSPSNHKYDTVDYYQVDPLLGGNAQLESLSKSIHGRGMKLILDAVVNHTSDEHPWFNHFGEEGAFGNPDSPYRDFYSFDSNNNYVAWKGMQHLPKLNYANEELCDVIYRGDKAVLRHWLRPPFSIDGWRLDVIHMLGEKGSAENNAHHVKEIRQSVKQEKPDAYLLGEHFFEATPWLQGEQEDGAMNYFGFAHPLRAFFTGKDLNGDPIELDAGKLSTWLLEARNRIPFANQLAQFNLLDSHDTARFFTLLGEDLALMKAAVSMLFTYIGVPCIYYGDEVGMTGGEDPDCRRCFPWASSDWNHLLHEHYRRMSRLRRIHPALRRGDLLTLYAGHHSYVYARVLESDQVITAINRHATKARTMILPLWHCLRPFDRFTDVESGEKFEVVNGELQLTIPARSSLVLVAS
- a CDS encoding HDOD domain-containing protein, with the protein product MDVLQVFQKIKELPVIPKLMHELMDSFNDENSDIGKIAEKIAMDQVISAKVLRMANSAAYRRGKEVASVEQAVIRIGFARLRSLVVAASLSGGFKISSDFNIQKFWTDTFQVATIARTLAAQSSAVQIEPETAFTCALLHDIGELLIQSALPEEAGLISISMEQGASRVEAQRELLGFDYSQVGAELARQWSLSQTFIDAIAKQLNPLQHEEVSSEAVLIRLSVFVSFAWDAGVPAELIVKRFPKPLAEHLGVDPETLAPQLEELHQQGNALAEMLTS